The following is a genomic window from Anaerolineales bacterium.
GCCGTTGTGCTGTCAGGTTGCCAGCCGGCGACAGTCGCCAGCGCGCCGGCGGAAACAGCCAGCCTGCCGGCGGCGGTGACCCCGCCAGCCGCCTCAGCAACGAATACTGCAATAGTTAAAGAAAATGCAATCCTAATTGCAGAAAAATTGGTTCTTCTGGAAGTTTCGGCGAGCCCTCTAACGCCTTCCGCGTTAACAGTCAGGCTGGACATCCCTGAAAGAGCGAGCCTGTTGCGCGTGGAGCTCTACGGCCAGGCGGGGCAGTTGTTGGGGCGGCTGCTGCTGGCGGCGCCCCAAGCTGGCCCGCTATCGTTGCAGATCCCCTATGAGGTCAGCGCTCCACAGACCGCCATCCTGGCCGCCAGCCAACAAGACGCTCGGGGGCGCATCGTGCGGCAGGTGAGCGCCGAAGTGACCCTGCAGGCCGGTGAGGGCGACAGCAACCTTCTCGCGGTTCATCAAAGCTATGCCATCGAAATTGAGCAGGCCATTCAGCTTGCCAGCGGCGCAGTGCAGGTCAGCGGCCGTGCCCGGCTGCCAGCGAACCGCGGCACGCTCGAGATCCGGTTGCTGAACGATGAGAACCGAATTCTGCTCAGTGCCAACCGTTTCATTCAGGAAGATGGAAGCTTTGAACTGGAGCTGGCGGGTTTCGTCCCGCAGCAGGAAGCTGCATTCCTGCTGACGGTGGTCGAACAGCAGCAGGGTGTGATGATTGCCTTGGACAGTGTGGAGATCTGGCTGAGGCCTTAGTAGGCGCCCACCAAAAAGCGGGCAATCGCGATTGCCGGAGAAAACACCAGCGTTTGCAGCAGGTCAATACCCATACGCGGCAGCACAAACACCATTGCCAGCAAAATGATCGAGCTGTATGGCCGCAAGTTTTCCAGGAAAGCCTTGCCGGAAGGCGGCAGGAAATAATGCAGCACTTTTTCGCCGTCCAGCGGGAAGAAAGGTAGCAAGTTGAACAGCATCAGCAATACATTGATCAGGACAAACACACTGAGCAACTGATACGCGCTCGGCAACCACTGTGAAGTGCTAAAGGAGAACGCCACCCAACCCAGGCGCAAGGGAATGGCCGCCGAAGCCGCCAGCAGCAAATTGGATGCCGGGCCGGCCAGGGCGACCAACATGGGGGCCGCGGGGGAGCGGCGCTGCAGGGCGTACAGATCCACCATCACCGGGCGCGCCCAGCCGAAGCCAGCCACCAACAGCAACAATGAACCCAGGGGGTCCAAGTGAACCAGGGGGTTTAACGTGAGACGCCCCTGACGGCGAGGCGTATCGTCGCCAAAGTAGTCCGCCGTCCAGGCGTGTGCAAATTCGTGAACTGTGAAAGCGGCCACCAACACGATGGCACGGCTGATCAGATCGGGCAATGTCACGTCAAAAAGCATGGAAGCAGGATTATAGCATGCGGGGGTTATAATGCCGCGCGAGCCCCTTTTTGGGGCGAAACCATCATGCTGCCAGACCTAAAACTCGATGATTTGGTGCGCCTGCGCAAAACGCACCCCTGCGGCAGCACCGACTGGAAAGTCGTCCGCCTGGGCGCAGACATTGGCCTGGTGTGCCTGGGCTGTGGCCGCCGTGTGCTGCTGGAGCGCCGCGAGCTGGCCAAGAGCCTCAAAACCTTGCTGCCTCCCTCAGCCCCGGAAGCTTAATGCCTACGCTCTTCTTGGTTGCCACACCCATCGGGAATTTGGAGGATTTTAGTCCCCGCGCCCAGCGCATCTTGAGCGAAGTGCAGCTGATCGCCGCCGAAGACACCCGCCACAGCCGTAAATTGCTCAGTCACTTTGGCATCCAAACTCCGCTAACCAGCTATTTTGCCCACAACGAACGCGTCAAACTTGACAGGATCATGGAAACGCTCGCCCAGGGCGATGTAGCCCTGATCTCGGACGCCGGTATGCCGGGCATCAATGATCCCGGCTACCTGCTGGTCCAGGCCGCGTTGCAAGCCGGCCACACGGTGAGCCCGGTGCCCGGCCCCAGCGCACCCGTGGCGGCCCTGGCCGCCTCCGGGCTGCCCAGCGACCAGTTCCTCTACCTGGGCTATCCGGCGCGCAAGGCCGGCGAACGCCGCCAAGAATTCGAGCGCGTCGCCGCCCTGCCCTATACGCTGGTCTTTTTGGAATCGCCGCACCGGCTGTTGGCCACCCTGCAGGACCTGTTGGCCACATTCGGTGACCGTCAAGTGGTCGTGGCTGCCGAGATCTCCAAGCTGTATGAACGTTTTTGGCGCGGGCCGCTCAGTGAAGCGGTCAGCGTTTTCGCTCAGGAACCCGCTCGCGGGGAATTCACCCTGGTGGTGGCGGGGGCAACTGCAGGCTCCGAAACCTGGGATGAGGCACGTGTGCGCGCCGCGCTGCAAGCCGCCAGCGATGAGCCACCCTCATCGCTGGCCCGGCGGGTGGCCGTCCAAGCCGGCTGGCGGCGCAGCAAAGTGTACGATCTGCTGCGCAGCCTGCAAGACGACTAAGATTGCCAGTATGATTGGCTCGAATTGGAAAGACGCATGAACCTCAACGATCTGGAGCACATCAAGAAAACCGACCCCCAGGGGATGATCGAGCACATCAACGGGCTGCCAGAGCAGCTGGCCGCCGCCTGGGAACTGGGCCAGCAGCTGTCCCTGCCGAACTGGCAGGGCATCCGCCAGGTGGTGGTCGCCGGCATGGGCGGCTCAGCCATCGGCTCGGACCTGCTGGCCGCGTACGCAGAACCCAGCCTGCGCGCCAACTGGACCACCTGGCGCGACTACGGGTTGCCCGGCTGGGCAGCCGGTGAAGATACGCTGGTGGTGTGTTCCTCGCACTCAGGCAACACGGAAGAAACGCTGAGCAGCTTCGAGGCTGCCAGGGCCGCAGGCTGCCGGGTGCTGTGCATCAGCACCGGCGGCAAGCTGGCCGCCCTGGCCGGCGCGGCAGACATCCCCGCCTGGCGTTTCCAGCACGCCTTCCAGCCCCGCACCGCCGTGGGCTATTCGTTTGGGCTGCTGCTGGCGCTGGCCGCTCGTCTGGATCTGCTGCCCGACCCCAATGCCGAAGTGACGGCCACCCTGGCCGCCATGCAAACCCAGCGTGCGGATCTGCTGCCCGAGGTGCCCGACATCCAAAACTCCTCAAAGCGCATGGGCGGCCAGTTAATGGGCCGCTGGGTGACCGTATACGGCGCCGGTCTGATGGCGCCCGTGGCACGGCGCTGGAAAGCGCAGATCAACGAGAACGCCAAGGCTCAGGCCAGCTACGAAGTGCTGCCCGAAGCCAACCACAACACACTGCAGGGCCTGCTGCAGCCAGAGGGCCAGTTCAGCGCCACTATGACCCTGTTCCTGCAGGCAGCCAGCAACCACGCCCGCAACGAACGCCGCGCCGAACTAACCCGCATGGCCACCATGGTGGAAGGCCAAAATACGGACGTGATCCATGGCAGCGGCGAAGGCCGCATGGCCCAAATGTGGACGGCGCTGCACTACGGAGATTACGTCAGTTTCTATCTGGCAATGGCCTATGGCATTGACCCCACACCCGTCCCGGCGCTGGCCGAGCTCAAGAATCAAATGAGCCAGCAATAGCCTCAGCATCCATGAAAGAGCTTAGGGCGCGGCTACAGCCGTACTGTTTCCCGCTGCTTAGCCTGGCGCTTTGCATTTTGGCTTACGGCTTGCTCAGCCCCTGGCTGGGCTTGTATTGGGACGACTGGCCGTTGACCTGGTTTTCACACGAGTTTGGCCCCGGCTCGTTTATCGACTTTGCCCCCTATCGGCCTGTTTCCGGCTGGCTGTACAGCCTTTCTTTCTTCCTTTTAGGCGAAAACCCTCTGGCCTGGCACCTGTATGCGCTGCTGTGGCGCTGGCTAAGCGTGCTGGCCTTTTGGCAATTGCTCCGCCTGGCCGGCGGGCGGGGGCGTTGGCCACAGGTCGCCTCACTGCTCTTTGCGCTCTATCCTGGGTTCAGCCAGCAGCCCATTGCCCTGATCTACAGCGTGTATTGGCTGTACTACACCGTCTTCCTGGCTTCACTGTGTCTGACTTTGCTCAGCTTGCGCCCCGGCGCCGCGCGTATCTGGCTGCTGGCTGCGGCATTGCTCAGTTCTGCAGCCGTCATGCTATCCACAGAGTACTTCTATGGCCTGGAGCTGGCGCGGGGACTGCTGATATGGAGCTGCCTGGACGGGTCCAGCAGGCAGCGCGCAATCCACAGCCTGCGCATCTGGTGGCCTTATCTGCTTTTGGTTGTGATGGTGTTTGCCTGGCGGTCCAGTCTGACCACGCAGCCCGGCAACTTATATTCGCTCGTGTTGCTGGACAAGCTGGCGGCCGCGCCGCTGCCCACCCTGCTGAACCTGGCCGGCACCATGCTGGGCGACTTCTTTGAAGCGGGCCTTGCCGCCTGGGGCCGCGCTTTTGAGACGCTCGGCCAGCTGACCCCTGGTTCGCTGGCCGCCCTCGCCTATGGCGGCACCGTGCTGCTGGCTGGCGGTCTGTGCTGGC
Proteins encoded in this region:
- a CDS encoding site-2 protease family protein yields the protein MLFDVTLPDLISRAIVLVAAFTVHEFAHAWTADYFGDDTPRRQGRLTLNPLVHLDPLGSLLLLVAGFGWARPVMVDLYALQRRSPAAPMLVALAGPASNLLLAASAAIPLRLGWVAFSFSTSQWLPSAYQLLSVFVLINVLLMLFNLLPFFPLDGEKVLHYFLPPSGKAFLENLRPYSSIILLAMVFVLPRMGIDLLQTLVFSPAIAIARFLVGAY
- a CDS encoding bifunctional phosphoglucose/phosphomannose isomerase; amino-acid sequence: MNLNDLEHIKKTDPQGMIEHINGLPEQLAAAWELGQQLSLPNWQGIRQVVVAGMGGSAIGSDLLAAYAEPSLRANWTTWRDYGLPGWAAGEDTLVVCSSHSGNTEETLSSFEAARAAGCRVLCISTGGKLAALAGAADIPAWRFQHAFQPRTAVGYSFGLLLALAARLDLLPDPNAEVTATLAAMQTQRADLLPEVPDIQNSSKRMGGQLMGRWVTVYGAGLMAPVARRWKAQINENAKAQASYEVLPEANHNTLQGLLQPEGQFSATMTLFLQAASNHARNERRAELTRMATMVEGQNTDVIHGSGEGRMAQMWTALHYGDYVSFYLAMAYGIDPTPVPALAELKNQMSQQ
- the rsmI gene encoding 16S rRNA (cytidine(1402)-2'-O)-methyltransferase — protein: MPTLFLVATPIGNLEDFSPRAQRILSEVQLIAAEDTRHSRKLLSHFGIQTPLTSYFAHNERVKLDRIMETLAQGDVALISDAGMPGINDPGYLLVQAALQAGHTVSPVPGPSAPVAALAASGLPSDQFLYLGYPARKAGERRQEFERVAALPYTLVFLESPHRLLATLQDLLATFGDRQVVVAAEISKLYERFWRGPLSEAVSVFAQEPARGEFTLVVAGATAGSETWDEARVRAALQAASDEPPSSLARRVAVQAGWRRSKVYDLLRSLQDD
- a CDS encoding DUF951 domain-containing protein, yielding MLPDLKLDDLVRLRKTHPCGSTDWKVVRLGADIGLVCLGCGRRVLLERRELAKSLKTLLPPSAPEA